CCTCGTCATCCAGCGGGAGAACGCCGCCCGGCACCTGATCGAGGAGTTCATGATCGCCGCGAACGGCGTCATGGTCGCCCGCCTGGGGGCTGCCGGCGTCCCGATGATCCAGCGGGTCGTGCGCACCCCCAGGTACTGGGAGCGGATCGTGCAGAAGGCGGCGGAGTACGGCTGGACGCTTCCCGCGAGAGCGGACGTTCGGGCGCTCGCGAAGTTCCTCGACCACAGACGGGACGCCGATCCCGAACGGTTTCCGGATCTCTCCCTGACCATCGTCAAACTGCTGGGCCCCGGCGAGTACATGGCCCTCGGGCCCGACGAGGACCCGACGGGCCACTTCAGTCTCGCCGTCACCGACTACACCCACGCCACGGCCCCGAACCGCCGCTACGTGGACGTGATCAACCAGCGGCTGATCAAGGCGGTCCTGGACGATGCACCCCTCCCCTACACGGCCGGCGAACTGGCCGAACAGGCCGCCCGGCTCACCGGGCGGGAGAAGGCCTCCAAGAAGGTCGAGCGGTTCGTGCGCAAGGCGGCGGCCGCGGTGCTCCTCCGGGACCGCATCGGGGACGTCTTCGAGGGGCTGGTCACCGGCGCAGCCGAGAAGGGGACATACGTGCGCCTGATCGCGCCGCCCGTCGAAGGGAGGGTGGTGCGGGGCGAGCGCGGGCTGCAGGTGGGGGACAGGGTCCGCGTCCGCCTGCTCGGAACGGATCCCTGCAACGGCCACATCGACTTCGCCTGCGCCGGGAGGATGGCGGACTGACACTCATCGCGCGCTGGAGAAGGCAGGCAGGCCTTGCTGCAGGCTGCCAGACCGGAGCTACGCACCGTTTCCGGCGGACAATTCCCCCGGCGAACGGGCAGTGAGAAGCCGTCTGCCGCTGCTCCGGGCCGTCCCGACTCCGGAAACGCCCTTACCCCCAAGGGATGGCGATGCGGGAGCGTTCCTGCGATGCCCTGCAACTCCTTCTCGTTCAGACTTCTGGCGATCGGTATGCCACTCCGTGATCAATCACACGGTTGCCCCCTGAGGAGCCGTTGCATGCAGGGCGGATCGCGGGGACGCGGACGATCCTGCAGCATCGCGGGCTGCAGGATCGGTGGCGGATGCATGCCCGCCTGACAGGGTTCCCCCCGCCGCTCGTGGAGCCGCGGAGGGGGGGTAGCGGGGGCGATGCAGACCTGCGAGAAGGGCTGGTTCCGCGAGGTCGAGATGACGCCGCAGGCGATGCGGGCGGAGTTTGCCTCCCGACGGGGAGACGATCCGTATCCACCTCGCGGGCCGCAGGCACCGGATACATGCCTGGTGACACTGCCGGGGAGCGCACGGACCGCTGATGCCGTTGCCCCGCCGGAGCCCGGCGGATCCCCTGCAGCCCTCGTTCAGCGGAGGCAGTGCTGCTCCGCCGCCGGCAGCGTGAAGTGGAAGGTGGATCCCTTCCCGGGCTCGGACTCGACCCAGATCCGCCCGCCGTGCCGTTCGACGATCCGCCTGCAGAGAGCGAGCCCGATCCCGGTCCCCTCGTACCGATCCTGCCCGTGGAGCCGCTGGAAGACGACGAAGATGCGGTCGAAGTACTGCGGCTCGATCCCGATCCCGTTGTCGGAAACCGAGAACCGCCACATCGTGCCCTCCCGCTCAGCCGCGATCCGCACCCGTGGCCGCTCCTCCGCTCTCCGGAACTTGATCGCGTTCTCGATCAGGTTCTGGAAGACCTGCCGCAGCTGGTGCGGATCGGCCAGCACAGTCGGGAGGGGGCTGCTGCTGATCTCCGCACCGCTCTCCCCGATCGGGAATCGCAGATTCTCCAGGGCCTCCTCCAGCGGCTTCCCTGCGGGAATCGGCTCCAGAGGGCGGGCGCGGGTGCTCACCCGGGAGTACTCCAGCAGATCGGTGATCAGCGCCTGCATCCGCCGCCCGCCCTGCTCGATGAACCCGATGAACTCGTCGGCATCCGCATCCAGCTTCCCTCTGTACCGCCGCGCCAGCAGGCGGGAGTAGCTCGTGATCGTCCGCAGGGGCTGCTGCAGGTCGTGGGAGGCGGCATACGCGAACCGCTCCAGGTCCTCGTTGGACCGGCGGAGCTCCGCCGCATACTGCTTCATCGCCTCTTCGGCCTGTTTGCGATCCCGCATGTCGATTCCGACCCCGATCTGGGTCTCGTCACGTAGGCGGATGTTCGCCCAGGAGCTCGCCACGACGCTGCCGTCTTTTGCGGTCACCCGGAAGTCCCGCCACCCCGGTTCCAGGGACTGCATGAAGCGCGACACTTCCTGGCGGTACTCGGGATCGGGATAGCAGCACGCCATGAGCCCGCCATCGTCCGCATCCTCCTCGGACCAGCCCAGAACGCGCCGGAACTCCCGGTTGACCCGGAACGACTGGAGGTGGGGATCGTAGATGGTGATCATCACGGGGATCGTGTCGATGATGCCCTGGAGGAGCTCGTGCCCTCGCATCAGCTCCTCCTCCGACCGCTTGCGGTCGGTCACGTCGGCGAGGGAGAGGACAAGTCCCCGCACCCGCCCGTCCGCCTCCCGGACGGGCACCAGGCTCCAGTCCCAGTAGGTCACGCCCCGTTCGGGCTGGTTCTCGTAGACGAACTGTCTGGCCCTGAACCGTACCGGCTCCCCCGATTCCCGCGCCCGCTCGAAGATCGCCTGGTTCTCGGCGTTCGGGAAGAGGTCGAAGTGGTTTTTCCCCAGCAGCTTCTCCTGCGAGTATCCGGAACCGGCGGCGTAGGCTGAGTTCACGCGGACGAACCGGAACTCTGGATCCAGGTAGGCCAGGTGGATCTCGGTGTTCTCCATGATCGTGTCGAGGAGGTCCCGTTCCTCTTTCAGAGACTGCACCAGGTCCCGGTTCGCCTCCAGAAGTTGCTGCAGCCGCTCTTCCGCCTCCTTCCTGTCGGTGATGTTGTGGGAGACGACGAGGGCGGAGGTGACGGTGCCGTCCGGGTTCCGGAACGGCACGAGGATATGCTCCATCCAGCGGTCACCCGCGGCAGCGGGATACCGCACCTCCCGGCGGAGCGGCTCCCGTGTCGAGACAACCTTCTGCACGTCCTCCATGAAGGGCACCATCATCGCGGGATCGAGCCCGGCCTCCTGCCATGTCTTCCCGAGCACCTTCTCCGCCCGTACGCCGTGAGCAACTGCAGCCCGCCGGTTCATCCAGAGCCAGCGCCCGTCCTCGCTCCATATGCTGATGTGGTGGGGAAGGGTGGATACGACCGCGTCGATCAGCTCCTTCTGGTAGGCGAGTTCCTGGGTGAGAGTGGCAAGCGAGTCCGTATAGGCCTGGAGCTCTTCCGTCTGCCGCCGCAGCCGATCGTTCGCCGCGATCAGGCTGCGGTTGAACGCCTCCAGGTCGCGGCTGTTCTGCTGGACCTCCGCAAGCAGTCGATCGCGGGCGTGCTCCGCCTCACGCTGGGCGGTGACGTCCAGATTGATCCCGGCCCAGCGGACGATCCTTCCCCTGCTGTTCCGAATGGGGACGCCACGGCTCAGGATGGTGCGGTACTTGCCGTCTTTCCCAAGGATGCGGTACTCATAGTCCCAGAACTCCCCCTCCTGCACGGTGCGGTTCCAGTCCCGCATGGTCGGCACCACGTCCTC
This Methanomicrobiales archaeon DNA region includes the following protein-coding sequences:
- a CDS encoding RNB domain-containing ribonuclease; the encoded protein is MPANDIDLEAIARDAMGRYGFLPEFPEPVIHEVGALDAQLLNSQNHGRDLRSLLWSSVDNIDSLDLDQLEYCEPGPHGEILVRVAIADVDLFIPKGCPTDRHAAHNGTSVYTGVLTFPMLPDRLSKGISSLLPARDRSAVVIEYAVLQNGDVRSGAIYRALVNNKAKLVYEEVGAWLEGSGPMPAAVREIPGLAEQLLLQDTAARRMRRRRMEQGALDLETIEAEPRMEDGRVRDLVIQRENAARHLIEEFMIAANGVMVARLGAAGVPMIQRVVRTPRYWERIVQKAAEYGWTLPARADVRALAKFLDHRRDADPERFPDLSLTIVKLLGPGEYMALGPDEDPTGHFSLAVTDYTHATAPNRRYVDVINQRLIKAVLDDAPLPYTAGELAEQAARLTGREKASKKVERFVRKAAAAVLLRDRIGDVFEGLVTGAAEKGTYVRLIAPPVEGRVVRGERGLQVGDRVRVRLLGTDPCNGHIDFACAGRMAD
- a CDS encoding PAS domain S-box protein; the protein is MDAEDLKHTVSDVKQQLHEILEKADDAHPELRSRLQDLIDTLDERCKPSSPKERGKRGGHPLRDEGAIYRAVGESIPYGIWIADESGGMEYVSPSFLDLIGMSLEDVRQFGWTARLPWEDVVPTMRDWNRTVQEGEFWDYEYRILGKDGKYRTILSRGVPIRNSRGRIVRWAGINLDVTAQREAEHARDRLLAEVQQNSRDLEAFNRSLIAANDRLRRQTEELQAYTDSLATLTQELAYQKELIDAVVSTLPHHISIWSEDGRWLWMNRRAAVAHGVRAEKVLGKTWQEAGLDPAMMVPFMEDVQKVVSTREPLRREVRYPAAAGDRWMEHILVPFRNPDGTVTSALVVSHNITDRKEAEERLQQLLEANRDLVQSLKEERDLLDTIMENTEIHLAYLDPEFRFVRVNSAYAAGSGYSQEKLLGKNHFDLFPNAENQAIFERARESGEPVRFRARQFVYENQPERGVTYWDWSLVPVREADGRVRGLVLSLADVTDRKRSEEELMRGHELLQGIIDTIPVMITIYDPHLQSFRVNREFRRVLGWSEEDADDGGLMACCYPDPEYRQEVSRFMQSLEPGWRDFRVTAKDGSVVASSWANIRLRDETQIGVGIDMRDRKQAEEAMKQYAAELRRSNEDLERFAYAASHDLQQPLRTITSYSRLLARRYRGKLDADADEFIGFIEQGGRRMQALITDLLEYSRVSTRARPLEPIPAGKPLEEALENLRFPIGESGAEISSSPLPTVLADPHQLRQVFQNLIENAIKFRRAEERPRVRIAAEREGTMWRFSVSDNGIGIEPQYFDRIFVVFQRLHGQDRYEGTGIGLALCRRIVERHGGRIWVESEPGKGSTFHFTLPAAEQHCLR